The following nucleotide sequence is from Eschrichtius robustus isolate mEscRob2 chromosome 10, mEscRob2.pri, whole genome shotgun sequence.
GGTAAGGTGACGGAGGGGCCAGCAGGCTCGGCCTCCTTAAGGAGACAGGCCTTAGTCGCTGTGACCTGGCTCTCGGCCAGGACGCTGACCAGGCCGAGCCGGTCATCACAGCCGCGCCAGCCCGGGCGGTACTTACTCGGTGGGCGGGGCCGGAGGCAAGGTGGCGGTCACCTCCTCAGCTTTCCACTTCTTACGTTTGACTTCTCCTCGTTTCGGGGAAATGTCATCATTGGTCCTTTTCTTTGCTCCTTTCTCATTGCGCTGTGCCCGGATCTTCCTGTTCATCAGACATCCTGAGGGCACAGAGCTCCCTGCGGCCTTGGGGTCTGTGTTTTCTGTCCCCATCTCATCTCTCTTCGCTTTATCTGAGATCACTTTCCTGTTTTGTTGGACACTTTGGGGCTGCTTTTTGGAATCCGTCTGAGAGAGAACAAGAGGCTCTTCCGGGGCCTGTGATTTTTGTTTCAGCAACTAATGGAACCCAAGATAAAATATGCAACacattttcatttggaaaacatGCACAAAGGATTAAGAAAgcttatacgtgtgtgtgtgtgtgtgtgtgtgtgtgtgtgtaaaagcaaCCTGTTTCCACATTTAGAGCTAATTCCGTCACAGCTCAGGCCAACAAGCCGGTGCATGGCAGCCACTTCCTTGATCAGATTTCTTGGTTTGCTACTGCTGTGAGGGTCTCAGGAAGAGAGGGGCGTGTCCAATGAAAAGTGGCTGAGAAAGGGCTGGCAGCCGTACCCCTGCTCTCCTACACGGAGGGCTGAGGTCTCCCAGCCCAACCTCCTCTTGTGTGCAGGTCCCCGGTGTGGCCATTCTCAACACGGTTAAGACCCTGCTACGTGGCAACCAGCTGAGTGATCAGGTGGGTTTCTACTTACCTGTTCCCACAATGTTTAAAGAACAGAAGAATGTACTTTCTTGTATGAACTGGAGAAAACGCAAGGTTTTTTCCATAATAAATATCCCTCTGCTTGCTTAGTTTTGCTTTACTTACTTGAGAGAAAGAGATAAAGTTACAGCTCAAGAAGTCAGAGAACCCGGGGTTTACCGGAGGGAAAATTTCATCGGCCTGTGGGTCAAGACAGGAGAATGCTTTGGACTCTGCCCTAAGATGCCCGGCTGTGTTAAGAAGCTCAGAAGCTCTTCTGTTCTCGCTCTCACTCGGAGGCTCCCTccgtaacagatttcaggaactAAGAAGAGACTCTGAAGGTCGGCAGTAGCAAAGAGCACAAACTCGCGCCCCACAGTGTGAATCTGCACCCCAGTCTGCCATCTGCTAGCTAGCTGTGCGACCTTGGGTCAAGTTCCTTAAACTCTCTACCTCACCTAGAAAACAGCGATAACAATAGCAGCCGACTCCAACGGAACTGGAGAGAACTTATGAGTGaagcacagcaaacagcattTAGGAGACAGTAACCTGTAATCTGTAAGTAAGTTTGGACCACTGATTCCGAGAGAGACAATAGGTACAACACGGCATTACGAGCAGGGACTTGGGCGTCTGACTCCTGGTTCTGCTGACCCGGCTGCAAACCTGGACACCTCAGGTAACCTTTCTCGCccatttcctcgtctgtaaaatggagatgattaaGCATTCTATCTCAGGGCTGGTTAAATAAGAACACATGTAACTCAGCCGGCAGCGTCTGCACATCTTAAGAGCTCCGTAGCCGGCGGCAGTTGTTGTCAACTCTCACCTATTAAAGGTCCAGGATGTTGCCAGAATCCTTTACATCAAGTCCCTGCCATTCGCTGGCCTGCGAGCTCGCTGCCGCCCTCAACAGGCCACCTGTCGGTGAACCGCTCAGTCCACAGCGTTCACGCCAATCTGCGCTCCCTTGGGCCCCACAAGCCCTTCTCCGTTTTTCCATCCGCGGGGCTCCCGCGGCCTTACCTCCTCCTGCAGCGCCTTCCAGTTTTGGGAAAAGTCCTCCGGCGCCTTTGGAGGTCGCACCATGACCACGCCGGGGCCGCTTCCCGGCTTTCTGCCTGCTTCTCGCGCTTTGTTCTTCCAGaatcttttcttcctgtttttcttccGATTCGGCTTCTTGACGAGCCCGGGCTCAGGCGCGGGGTCGCCCGGGGCGCGCTCGGGGGCCAGCACCCTCGCCTTCGCCATCCCGGCACCGTCACGGCCCCCGCGCCCATCCACGGCGGCGCCGCGGCCCCGGAGCCGAGCTCTGCCCGCCGAGCACAGGTCCCGCCGGACCCCAATTCGCCGGCAGCGGGGACAGCAGCGCCCGGGACCCCGGAAGCCGCCCCGCGCGGGTCTCCGCACGTGAGCGCCTATCCCCGGAAGTGCCCTCCTCCCCCCGACCTGCTGGAAACCGGGCCTTCGCCTCTGGTTCCGCACGGCCGGGAGCAGGGCGGGGCTCTTTGGCCCCCAAGGAAAAGGGCTGCCACCCCGGCGAGCGGCGTCCGCGGTCAGCGGCCCAGGATCGGGTTGGCGTAAGCCCGGGATCTCCCCGAGGGCCGGCCTGGGGCCGAGAAACATGAGCGCCGGAAGGGAACTGGGGGGGCCGCCGTCGGTGTAACACCGCGGCCCGGCCGGCGGAGGGCGGGGCAGGCGGCCGCCAGGGGGCGCTGGACGGCCGGGCCTGGGAGCGGCGGGTGCGGAGCGGACGTGCAGGGACCGCGGGCAGCTGTCTCCCGCCCCGCGGTCCGAGCCCGGCCCATCTTCCCTACGcggcggggaaactgaggcccagggacggGAGGGAGGACCCCAGGTCGCACAGGCTGCTTTCCCAGGGCCGTAGTTCAGCAGCATCCGATAACAATGATAAGCATTGTAACAAGTGTTGTACTGTATTATTTTGTGTGACAAC
It contains:
- the REXO4 gene encoding RNA exonuclease 4 isoform X2; this encodes MAKARVLAPERAPGDPAPEPGLVKKPNRKKNRKKRFWKNKAREAGRKPGSGPGVVMVRPPKAPEDFSQNWKALQEELLKQKSQAPEEPLVLSQTDSKKQPQSVQQNRKVISDKAKRDEMGTENTDPKAAGSSVPSGCLMNRKIRAQRNEKGAKKRTNDDISPKRGEVKRKKWKAEEVTATLPPAPPTDEDIWFDDVDPADIEAAIGPEAARIARKRLGQSENSVTLVKERAFGGTAVSGIRPDDLAQGEEFEVVQKEVADLLKGRILVGHALHNDLKALLLGHPKKKIRDTQKYKPFRSQVKSGRPSLKLLAERVLGIRVQQAEHCSIQDAQAAMRLYVLVKKEWESIARDRRPPASKAHGDAA